In Streptomyces sclerotialus, one genomic interval encodes:
- a CDS encoding LysR family transcriptional regulator, protein MPKDTNFTLVQLRYFLAAAELGSMTAAAQRISVSQSAISTAVTHLERELGVQLLIRHHAKGLSLTRAGERFLHELRGFLTHAEDLTETARSLGTELVGELAVGCFQTLAPFCLPRLLREFGDAHPAVRVQVTEGDIRAVQHDLRHGRCELALLYDLGLDPDIEREVLAVAPPYALVPPDHPLAGAGAVRLADLAAEPMILLDLPLSRDYFRSLFLKTGVEPKVRHRSTSYETVRAMVAAGHGFALLNQRPVHDVTYDGGRAAALRLTDPLPALPVVLARLSGVRPTARAQAFSAVCRTALGA, encoded by the coding sequence ATGCCCAAGGACACCAACTTCACCCTCGTACAGCTCCGTTACTTCCTCGCCGCCGCGGAGCTCGGCAGCATGACGGCCGCCGCGCAGCGGATCAGCGTGTCGCAGTCGGCGATCTCCACCGCGGTGACGCACCTGGAGCGGGAGCTGGGGGTGCAGCTGCTGATCCGGCACCATGCCAAGGGCCTGTCGCTGACCCGGGCCGGTGAGCGTTTCCTGCACGAGCTGCGCGGCTTCCTCACGCACGCCGAGGACCTGACGGAGACGGCGCGCAGTCTGGGCACGGAGCTGGTGGGTGAGCTGGCGGTGGGGTGTTTCCAGACGCTGGCGCCGTTCTGTCTGCCGCGGCTGCTGCGGGAGTTCGGGGACGCGCACCCGGCGGTGCGGGTGCAGGTCACCGAGGGCGACATCAGAGCGGTCCAGCACGATCTGCGCCACGGCAGATGTGAGTTGGCGCTCCTGTACGACCTGGGGCTCGACCCGGACATCGAGCGGGAGGTGCTGGCGGTGGCGCCGCCGTACGCGCTGGTGCCGCCGGACCACCCGCTGGCGGGGGCGGGGGCTGTCCGGCTGGCGGATCTGGCGGCGGAGCCGATGATCCTGCTCGATCTGCCGTTGAGCCGGGACTACTTCCGCTCGCTGTTCCTCAAGACGGGGGTCGAACCGAAGGTGCGGCACCGCAGTACGAGTTACGAGACGGTGCGCGCGATGGTGGCGGCGGGGCACGGATTCGCGCTGCTGAACCAGCGGCCGGTGCACGACGTGACGTACGACGGCGGGCGGGCGGCGGCGCTGCGGCTGACCGATCCGCTGCCGGCGCTGCCGGTGGTCCTCGCGCGGCTGTCGGGGGTCCGGCCGACGGCCCGCGCCCAGGCGTTCTCGGCCGTGTGCCGGACGGCGCTGGGGGCCTGA